GGAACACCGACGTGAGCGGCTGGTCATCGGACAGGCTCCCGAGAAGCGAGCGCAGCGCGTCGCGGTCGGTGACGTCGCACGCCGCGAAGGTCACCTTCGATCCCAGAGCGCTTATTTCCGCGGCCAGTTCGTCGGCGCCCGGGGCGTCGGGCCCGCTGCGGCTGGTGAGGACGATGTGCGGGGCGCCGCGGCGGGCGAGCCACCGGGCGACGTGCCGGCCGATGCCTCCTGTGCCACCGGTGACCAGCGCCGTGCCGGTGGGCTCCCACGTGCTCGGCGCGGCCTTGGGCGCGGCCCGCTTCCAGCGGCGTACGAACACCTCCTGGTCCCGCAGCGCGACCTGGTCCTCGCCGCTTGCGCCCATCAGCACACCGGCGAGCGAGCGGACGATCCCGGCCGTGGATCCGGCGGGAACGTCGACCAACCCGCCCCACAGTGCGGGGTGTTCGAGGGCAATGACCCGCCCCAGGCCCCACAGGGCCTCTCGCGCGGGGTCGGCAGGCCGCTCGTCGGCGGAGGTGACCTGGACGTCCTCGGTGAGGCACCACAGCGAGCCGTCGAGACCGGAGTCGGTGAACGCCTGGGCGAGCACGACGGTGCCGCCGAGCGACGGCAGGCCCAGGGGTGTGCCGGCGCCCTCACCGGTCTTGCCGAGGGCCTCGTCCACGCTCTCGTCCACGGCGAGCAGTGACAGCACCCCGACCCGGTCCGCGCCCTCGGCGGCGCTCCGCAGGGCCGCTGCCAGGTCCGTCCGTGTCGGCGCGGCCGTGAGCACCAGGTCCGTCACCGTCGCACCGGCCGCTTCGAGGGAGGCGCGCGCGGCCTGTGCGACCGCGTCCGCGGCCCCGGCGCCGCGGACGACGAGCCAGGTGCGCGGGCCCGCCGCGGAGGGTTGTGGGGCGGGCACCCGCTGCCAGTCGATGCGGTAGCGCAACGCGTCGGCCGCCGCGCCGCGTCCCGTCCCGCCAGCAGTGGTGCCCGCATCCGGGGCGGGCTCCCACCAGAAGCGCTCCGGCTGGAACGTCGAGGTGGGCAGCGGCACCGGGCGCGCCGGGACGCCGAGGAACACCGAGTCCCACCGCACGGGGACGCCCGCGGCCCACGCCGTCGCCAGGGCGCCGGCGAAGTCCTCCGGTCCCCCGTGGCCGCGGCGTACGGTCCCGACCGCGGCCAGGTCGGCACCGGCGTCGTGCCCGGTCTCCTCGATGGCGGTGGTGAGCACCGGGTGGGCGCTGAGTTCGATGAAGGCCCGGTACCCCTGCTCCACGAGCGCCCGTACGGCGGGTTCGAACCGGACGGTCCGGCGGAGATTGCGGAACCAGTACGCGGAGTCCAGCGTCCCGGGCTCCGCCCAGTCGCCGGTCACCGTGGAGAAGAAGGGCACGGCGCCGGGCAGCGGCTCGATCCGCCCCAACTCCTCGTTCAGGTCGGCGCGGGCGTCCTCCATGTGCGCGGTGTGCGACGCGTAGCCGACGGGCAGGCGCGTGGCCCGTACGCCCTCCGCGTCGAGGGCGGCGACCAGGTGGTTCAGGTCGTCGTCGGGACCGGCCACCACCACGGAGCGCGGCCCGTTCAGCGCGGCGGTCTCCAACCGGCCGTCGTAGTCGCCGAGTCGGCGCGTCAGGTCGTCGGGGGTGGTGGCGACCGCGACCATGCCACCGTGTCCGCGCAGCCGGCCGATGACACGGCTGCGGACGGCCACCAGGCGGGCGGCGTCGTCCAGGGACAGGGCGCCTGCGACGCAGGCGGCCGCGATCTCACCCTGGGAGTGCCCGATCACCGCGGCCGGCTCGACACCGTGGGCCCGCCACAGCGAGGCCAACGACACCATGACCGCGAAGAGGACGGGCTGTACCACGTCGACGCGGTCGGTGGACAGACCGGCGTCGGGGCTGCCGTCCGCGGCAGCGGCCTCCGCGCGCAGGAACGGCAGGACGTGGAAGTCCAGGTGCGGCTCCAGTGCGGCGGCGCACTCGTCCAGAGCGCGCGCGAACACCGGTACGGAGTCGTAGAGATGGACCGCCATGCCCGCCCACTGCCATCCCTGGCCGGGGAAGACGAAGACGGGCGAGGCCTGCGGCCGGGCGACCCCCACGGCCGCGGCCTGGCTGTCGCCCTCGGCCAGCGCGTCGAGCGCGGCCAGTGCCTCGGTTCGCCCGTGCGCCACGAACGCGGCGCGGTGGCGCGCCGCCGCGCGGGTGGTGGCCAGCGAGAACGCCACATCGGTGGCGGTGAGTTCGGGGTGTTCGCGCACATGCGCGACGAGGCGGCGCGCCTGTGTCCGCAGCGCGGCCTCGCTGTGCGCCGATACGGCCCACGGCGCCACGACGCAGTCGCGCCGCCGGTCGCCTCCCGCAGCCTCGTCACCCACCGCACCGGCGGCGGGCTCCGGCCGGGGCGGCGCCTCGACGATGGCGTGCGCGTTGGTGCCGCTGATGCCGAAGGACGAGACACCCGCCCGTCGGGGCCCCGGCCCGTCGGGCCAGGCAACCGGTTCGGTCGCCAGCCGCACCGCGCCCCCGGACCAGTCGACTTCCGTGGAGGGGCGGTCGGCGTGCAGGGTCGGCGGCAGTGTGCCGTGACGCATCGCAAGCAGCATCTTGATGACGCCGGTCACGCCGGCGGCGGCCTGGGTGTGCCCGATGTTGGACTTCACCGAGCCCAGCCACAGCGGGCGGTCGGCGGGGCGGCCCGTCCCGTACGTCTCGATCACGGCCTGCGCCTCGATCGGGTCGCCGAGCCGGGTGCCGGTGCCGTGCGCCTCGACTGCGTCGACGTCGGCCGCGGACAGTCCGGCGTCGGCGAGTGCCCGCCGGATCACCCGGGACTGGGCCTGGCCGTTGGGCGCGGAAAGGCCGTTGCTCGCGCCGTCCTGGTTGACCGCCACCGCACGGATCACGCCCAGGACGGGGTGGCCGAGGCGCCGGGCGTCGGAGAGCCGCTCCAGGAGGAGCACCCCGGCACCCTCCGCCATCCCGAAGCCGTCGGCGTCGGCGGAGAACGCCTTGCACCGGCCGTCGGGAGCGAGCGCGCCGAGACGGCTGAAGTCGACGAGCATGCCGGGCGTCGGCATCACGGTCGCGCCACCGGCCAGCGCCAGGTCCGTCTCCCCGGCGCGCAGGGAGCGGCAGGCGAGCTGGAGGGCCACGAGCGAGGACGAGCAGGCCGTGTCCACGGTGACGGCCGGTCCCTCAAGGCCCAGGGTGTAGGCGATGCGCCCGGAGGCGACGCTGGTGGTGGTGCCGGTCACCAGATAGCCGCCGACGTCCGCGGCGCCGTCGGCGAGGCGCGGGCCGTACTCCTGGGCGATGACGCCGGTGAACACGCCGGTGGGCGTGGCGCGCACCGCCTCGGGGGAGATACCGGCCCGTTCGAGTGCTTCCCAGCTGACCTCCAGGAGGAGCCGCTGCTGCGGGTCCATGGCCAGCGCCTCGCGTGGCGAGATGCCGAAGAAGTCCGCGTCGAAGTCGGCGGCCTCGTGCAGGAACCCGCCGGAGCGCTGCCGCACCGTGCCCGGGCGCCTCTGGTCCGGGTGGAAGAGCGCCTCCAGGTCCCAGCCGCGGTTCGTGGGCAGGCCCGCCACGGCGTCGCGTCCGCCCGAGAGCAGCTCCCAGAACTGCTCGGGGGTGCGCACTCCGCCGGGCAGCCGCACCGCCATGGCGACGACCGCGATCGGCTCGTCCGCCGCGTGACCGGCTCCCGGCTCCCGCTGCTGCTGGGCCGGTTCTGCGCCCGGCCCGGTGTGCTGTACGCGCGGGCGCAGCAGGTCGTACAGCGCGTCGGTGAGGGCGCGTGGGGTGGGGTGGTCGAAGAGTGTGGCGATGCCGATGTCCTGACCGACGGCCGCCGCGAGGCGGTTGCGTAGCTGCACCGCGAGGACGGAGTCGAGTCCGAGCTCGGCGAAGGTGTGCGAGCCGCCCGCGGCCTGTGCCCCGGCGCCGGTCACCGCGGCGGTCTCCGCGTCGACCAGCCGGGCCAGCCGCTGACGTATCTCGTGCTCCGGTGCGTCCGCCGCGAAGAGCCCCGAGCGGGAGGGTCCGGCGGGCTGTGCGCCGAGGTCCGTCCCGGCGGGCGGAAGGTCCGGCAGCTCGGCACCCGGGGTCTGTTCGACGCCGGGGAAGGCGGCCGTCCAGTCGACCTCCACCCCGTGGACGTACGCCTCCGCCGCCGCGGTCAGAAAGCGCCGCAGCCCACCCTGGCCGCGAAGCAGCGTGGGCAGCACCGCGTGCCCGGCGCCCGCCGCGTCGAGGGTCTGCCGCACGGCGGACGCGAGGACGGGGTGCGGGCTCACTTCGATGAAGACGCCCTCGCGGTCGTCGGCGCAGGTCCGCACCGAGCGCTCGAACTGCACGCGGCTGCGGAAGTTCTCGCACCAGTAGTCCGCCGTCAGTTCGCGGGTGTCGAGGGTGCTGCCGGTGAGGCTGGAGTAGAAGGGGACGGTGCCCGCGCCGGGCGTGAACCAGTCGAGCGCCGAGCGCAGTCCGTCGGTGACGTCGTCCATCTGCGGGGTGTGCGCGGCCATCGAGACGCCGATCACCTGGGCGCGGACCCCTTCGGCTGTCAGCTCCGCCACGCAGCGCACGATCGGTTCCGTCGCCCCGGCGAGCAGCACCGAGCGGGGGCCGTTGACGCCGGCCAGGACGAGGTCCGGGCCCCAGGAGGCGAGGCGCGGCGCGATCTCGTCGGCGGGCAGGGCCACCGACGCCATGTCCCCGTTGCCGACGAGGGGCATGAGTTCCTTGCTCCAAAGCGCCACCGCGCGGGCGCCGTCTGGGAGGTCCACGCTTCCCGTGGCGTGGGCGGCAGCGAGGTCGCCCATGCTGTGTCCCACGACGGCGTCGGGCCGGACACCGAAGGAGCGCCACAGCTCGGTGAGGGCGGCGCTGACCGCGTAGAGGGCGGGCTGGACGATCTCGACCCGGGGCGTGGTGCCGGCGGCGGCCGCCGTGTCGAGGGCTTCGGTCAGCGACCAGCCCGACTCGGCGGCGAAGACGTCGGCGCACCGCGCGATCGCGTCCGCGAACACCGGTGACCCGCCGACGAGTTCGGTGGCCATGCCCGGCCACTGGGAACCCTGGCCCGGGTAGACGAAGGTGACGGGCGCCACGGCGTTTGCCGCTCCGCGCGCGACCGCCGGATGCGGGCTGCCGTCGGCGACGGCGGACAGGCCGTCGAGGAGTTCGGCGCGGGTGGATCCGACGATCACCGCGCGGTGGGGCAGGCACCGGTCCTGGCGGGCGAGCGCGGCGCCGAACGCGTCGGCGCCGAGGTCCGGTCGTGCGTCGAGGTGGGCGATGAGCCGGCGCGCCCAGGCGCGCAGCGCGCCGTCATCCGCTCCCGACAGGGCCCACGGCCGGGCCGCCCCTTCGGCGGATGCGGAAGTGTTCTCAACCTGACGGGAACTGCCGTTCACACCTGACTCCTAGTCGTCCGCGCATTACCAGGGAGCGGGCCTCTGCAAAACATGGCCCGCGGAAATGCCGGCCACACCGACTGCGACCTGACCGACGGGGAGCGTCACCACAGAAAAAGCCGATCGACCCGTACGTCATAAGTGGTCGACTACCTTTGATCAGTGGCCAGTTGAACGTACACCAGCCAGCCACACCGCCCAAGGTATCTACGGTCGACCAAATCGACTCGATTTCGAGACACCCCAGGTCACAGACGTTAGTTCAGCGACAGGGCACGCATATCCCAGCAATGGAATATTGATCCTCAAGCTTCCCTTTAGTTGGTCTCGACCGGCCTGCGCAATGATATGGCCGAAGCAATTTTGACCGGCCGTAAAAGGCGATGCCAACTCCTGGACAGCGGCAACCAATTGAAGGGCCGGTGAGCCTTGCTACCCGAGGAAAAATCCCACACACCATCCCCTGCCGATACGACCGACGACCGGGGAAGTCCGTCCGAACGGCTGCCGTCGCTGACCGGGTTGAGGTTCTTCGCCGCGTTCCTGGTGTTCGTCTGCCATGCGCTCAGCCAGTTCAACCCGCAGGCGGATCCCGCCTCGCACGACCTGGCCTACTTCCTGCTGCCGGCCGGACCGGTCGGCGTCTCCTTCTTCTTCGTCCTCAGCGGGTTCGTCCTGACGTACGCGGCACGGCCGGGCGACACGGTGCGGCGCTTCTGGCGGCGCCGGGTGGTGAAGATCTACCCGAGCCACGTCGCCACCTGGTCGGCCGGTCTCGTCCTGGCCTGGGTCACCGGCGCCGTCGTGACCACATCGACGACGGCCGCCGCCCTGCTGCTCGTTCAGGCCTGGGTGCCGGACATGATCCTCACCGCCACGGTCAACCCGATCTCGTGGACACTCGCCTGTGAGCTGTTCTTCTACCTGCTGTTCCCGTTTATGTACCGGGGACTGCGCCGGCTGCCGCGGCGCCGGCTGTGGCCGGCCGCGGCCATCCTGGTGGCCCTGGTCATGGCCGTTCCGCACCTGGCGCGGCTGCTGCCCGGGGAGGTCGTACCGCTCGCGGGCTGGACCCAGACCCAGTTCTGGCTGGTCTACACGGCACCCCCCGTGCGGCTGCTGGAGTTCGCGCTCGGCATCGTGCTCGCGCTGCTCGTACGCGAAGGGATGTGGCCCGTCCTCAGCGTCAAGCTCGCCGCCGCCCTGTGCGTGGCCGGCTATGCGGTGGCCGGGGTGACGACGATGGTCACCGAGATGCCCCACCTGTGGGCGATGACGAGTGCCACGGTCCTCCCCCTGGCCGTGCTCATCCCCACGGCCGCCGTCCTGGACCGCAAGAATCTGCCCTCCCTGGCGCGCCGTCCGCGCCTGGTGCGGCTCGGCGAACTCTCCTTCGCCTTCTACCTCGTGCACCACATGATCCTCACGGCCTTCTTCGCCGCGCTGCCGGACGACGTCCGGCCGGGCCTGCCCGCGCTGACCGGCCTGGCGGTCGTGCTGTTCTTCGTCTGCTGGGCCGCTGCCTGGCTCCTGCACACCGCGGTCGAGTTGCCCGCCATGCGCAGCTGGAGCCGCCCGTCGGCAACCCCCCACGGACCTCTCACGCCCCACCCGGCACCCGGGCACTCCGAGCCCCTCACCGGTGAAAGGACACCATGAACCAGCCGCAACTGCCCGAGGTCCTCGACCTGAGCGGCGAGCTCTTCCACACCGACCAGTACGCGACGTACCGGGACATCCTCGAGCACCGTCCGGTGACGAAGGTGCGCTTCTACGACGGCTCCTTCGTCTGGCTCGTGAACCGTTACGAGGACGTACGCGCCGCCCTGAGCGACCCCCGGCTGAGCAACGACCCCACCAAACAGTCGGACATCGACCTCTCCGCGGCCACCGGCATCCCGGCGGACCTGGTCGAGTACTTCCAGCGGAACATGTTCCGCAGCGACGAACCGGACCACGGCCGGCTGCGCAAGCTCGTCTCCCGGGAATTCACCATGCGGCGCATCAACGCGCTCCGGCCGCGGATCCAGGAGATCGCCGAGGACCTGGTGGAGAAGTTCGCCGCCACCGGCGGCGGGGACCTGGTGGGCGCGCTCGCCCGCCCGCTGCCGCTCACCGTCATGTGCGAACTGCTCGGCGTCCCCGAGGCGGACCGCGCGGACTTCCAGCTCTGGTCCCAGCACGTCGTGGAGAGCGACCCGGCGTTCGCGGAGCGCAACGCCGTCTCGTACCGCAGCCTCTTCGAGTGCATCCGCTCGCTGATCCGGCGCCGGCGCGACGCGCCGGGCGAGGACCTGCTGTCGGCCCTGGTCGAACTGCGCGACTCCGGAGACAGCCTCTCCGAGGACGAACTGATCTCGACGGCGTTCCTGCTGCTCGTCGCGGGGATCGAGACCACGGTCAACGTCCTCGGCACGGGGTCCTTCCTCCTGCTGACCCACCCCGACCAGCTCGCCCGCCTCCGTGCGGACGACGGTCTTTTGGGGTCCGCCGTGGAGGAGATCCTGCGCTACATGGCTCCCATCGAGATGACGAGCAGGCACACCCTGGAGCCCGTCGAGATCGGCGGGGAGTCCATCGACGCGCAGAGCACGGTCCTGATCAACCTGGCCGCCGCCAACCGCGACCCGGCACGGTTCACGGACCCGCAGTCCTTCCGGGCCGACCGCAACGACGGCAGCCACCTCACCTTCGGCCACGGCATCCATTACTGCCTCGGCGCCGCGCTGGCGCGGGCGGAGGCGGAAGTCTTCTTCGACGTGCTCCTGAAGCGCTTCCCGGCCATGGAGCTCTCCGTTCCCAGCGCCGAATTGACGTGGCGTCACGTCTTCATGCGCGGTCCGCTCGAGCTGCCCGTCTCCTGGCGGTGACCCCGTGAAGCGTGCCCTCACCGATCTCGCGCTCTTCGGCGGCCCTGAGGCCTTCCTGCGCCCCCTTCTGGTGGGCATGCCCACCGTCGGCGACCGGGCCCGGTTCCTCGCCCGTCTCGAATGGGCCCTGGACAACGACTGGCTGACCAACGGCGGCCCGCTGACCACCGAGCTGGAGGGCCGCATCGCCGACCTGGCCGGCGTGCGGTACTGCGTCGCCACGTGCAACGCCACCGCGGCGCTCCAGCTGGTCCTGAAGGCCTCGGGGGTCACCGGCCAGGTCATCAT
The sequence above is a segment of the Streptomyces sp. NBC_01224 genome. Coding sequences within it:
- a CDS encoding acyltransferase family protein translates to MRFFAAFLVFVCHALSQFNPQADPASHDLAYFLLPAGPVGVSFFFVLSGFVLTYAARPGDTVRRFWRRRVVKIYPSHVATWSAGLVLAWVTGAVVTTSTTAAALLLVQAWVPDMILTATVNPISWTLACELFFYLLFPFMYRGLRRLPRRRLWPAAAILVALVMAVPHLARLLPGEVVPLAGWTQTQFWLVYTAPPVRLLEFALGIVLALLVREGMWPVLSVKLAAALCVAGYAVAGVTTMVTEMPHLWAMTSATVLPLAVLIPTAAVLDRKNLPSLARRPRLVRLGELSFAFYLVHHMILTAFFAALPDDVRPGLPALTGLAVVLFFVCWAAAWLLHTAVELPAMRSWSRPSATPHGPLTPHPAPGHSEPLTGERTP
- a CDS encoding cytochrome P450 family protein; its protein translation is MNQPQLPEVLDLSGELFHTDQYATYRDILEHRPVTKVRFYDGSFVWLVNRYEDVRAALSDPRLSNDPTKQSDIDLSAATGIPADLVEYFQRNMFRSDEPDHGRLRKLVSREFTMRRINALRPRIQEIAEDLVEKFAATGGGDLVGALARPLPLTVMCELLGVPEADRADFQLWSQHVVESDPAFAERNAVSYRSLFECIRSLIRRRRDAPGEDLLSALVELRDSGDSLSEDELISTAFLLLVAGIETTVNVLGTGSFLLLTHPDQLARLRADDGLLGSAVEEILRYMAPIEMTSRHTLEPVEIGGESIDAQSTVLINLAAANRDPARFTDPQSFRADRNDGSHLTFGHGIHYCLGAALARAEAEVFFDVLLKRFPAMELSVPSAELTWRHVFMRGPLELPVSWR